The following proteins are co-located in the Colletotrichum lupini chromosome 4, complete sequence genome:
- a CDS encoding cytochrome P450 → MPSPALGGYSPLLGVYGVVSFLRNVVLLTSSSLILVTFIVVGYRLFLHPLARVPGPRLAAISNVWYAYHVRNGRMLTLGKTLHKRYGPVVRVGPNEVWFDSVDAFKHIYRAGSGYEKSDFYYTLDLLSERNTQRYRLQRRLIGPLYQTAYLKRHEPALDAVLARVIATLRSLNGAEVDLKEWMHIIAVESLSAVVLTWSPNYLRDHTDHSSSTHGYLGWRRKSVFGLFPLAVKAELFSKACGRTFANLWRVTYKTPKNFKPFFTGVYRQVSRRVTSSLANKPVSKNDRKEDFLVDLIQLHKDKPEFTEQYLRRMAITNFGAGHETMCSALTSIMSMIGSHSEAQKRISEEVCSAAEDPKVYDNAIRLDYTQAAIKEAQRLYPVLGMALPRTVPPEGLTVHGKTFPSGTTVGCNPVSLHRNPLIFGPDAEEYHPDRWLDTERDLKGMERFNLTWGGGGRMCPGRHLAELIVYKTIPALMEHFDLEVEMPPEAEIQYYFMAMLTGVKARFLPKKAGNS, encoded by the exons ATGCCTTCTCCGGCGCTCGGAGGATACAGCCCGCTGCTCGGCGTCTACGGCGTAGTATCGTTTCTCCGTAACGTAGTGCTACTCACGTCATCCTCACTCATCCTCGTCACTTTCATTGTTGTTGGGTACCGTCTGTTTCTTCACCCTTTGGCTCGCGTACCTGGGCCCAGACTCGCTGCCATTTCGAATGTGTGGTATGCTTACCATGTTCGCAACGGGCGTATGCTCACGCTGGGAAAGACGCTTCATAAGCGGTACGGGCCGGTCGTGAGAGTTGGGCCGAATGAGGTTTGGTTCGATTCTGTAGATGCATTCAAGCACATTTATC GAGCCGGTAGTGGTTATGAAAAGTCCGATTTCTATT ATACACTAGACTTGCTATCCGAACGTAACACGCAACGATACCGCTTACAACGGCGTCTCATCGGACCGCTCTACCAGACAGCATACCTCAAACGGCACGAACCTGCTCTCGACGCAGTCCTAGCTCGAGTGATAGCCACGCTCCGTTCTCTCAACGGCGCCGAAGTAGACCTCAAGGAATGGATGCACATCATAGCCGTCGAGTCCCTCTCAGCTGTCGTCCTAACCTGGTCACCAAACTACCTCCGCGACCACACAGACCACTCTTCCAGCACCCACGGCTACCTCGGCTGGCGACGCAAATCCGTCTTTGGGCTCTTCCCTCTTGCCGTGAAGGCGGAGCTGTTCTCCAAAGCATGCGGGAGAACGTTTGCTAACCTCTGGCGCGTGACGTACAAGACACCAAAGAACTTCAAGCCATTCTTCACCGGCGTCTACCGGCAGGTCTCGCGGAGGGTCACCTCGTCCTTGGCGAACAAGCCGGTCTCGAAGAATGATCGCAAAGAAGACTTCCTCGTGGATCTGATCCAGCTACACAAGGACAAGCCCGAATTCACGGAGCAGTATCTCCGTCGGATGGCCATCACTAATTTCGGGGCCGGACATGAGACCATGTGTTCCGCGTTGACGTCCATCATGTCCATGATCGGATCACACTCTGAGGCGCAGAAACGGATTTCCGAGGAAGTTTGCTCCGCGGCCGAAGACCCAAAGGTGTATGATAACGCCATCCGCTTAGACTATACGCAAGCAGCCATTAAAGAAGCGCAACGGTTATATCCTGTCCTCGGGATGGCTCTGCCCCGCACGGTGCCCCCTGAAGGACTTACGGTCCATGGAAAGACCTTTCCATCCGGGACTACCGTCGGCTGCAACCCTGTCTCACTACACAGGAACCCTTTAATATTCGGCCCAGACGCGGAAGAATATCATCCGGACCGCTGGCTGGACACGGAAAGGGATCTCAAGGGTATGGAACGGTTTAATCTTACTTGGGGCGGGGGCGGAAGGATGTGTCCCGGACGACACCTCGCGGAGCTGATCGTTTACAAGACGATACCGGCGCTTATGGAGCACTTTGATTTGGAGGTTGAGATGCCGCCTGAAGCAGAGATACAGTACTACTTCATGGCGATGCTCACTGGGGTGAAAGCCCGGTTTTTGCCCAAGAAAGCAGGAAATTCATGA